The following coding sequences lie in one Lolium perenne isolate Kyuss_39 chromosome 2, Kyuss_2.0, whole genome shotgun sequence genomic window:
- the LOC127332939 gene encoding uncharacterized protein, translated as MASAEDQAAAAALLGGDPAAFDALLSTLMSASNADRAAAEAAFHRLRGSHPEPLALRLASSVSTPATPAELRAMAAVLLRKLLSPTPSSSDSSSPTPPPPLWPLLSPSGQNALKAHLLTALQSDPPKPIAKKVCDAVSELAALLLPENTWAELLPFLFQAASTPDAPNLQESALLIFARLADYIAESLLDHLMTIHNLLAAALAHPTSPDVRIASLSAAVNLVQCLPTNADRDKMQDLLPAMMRALTDCLNSSQEASAQEALELLVELAGAEPRFLRRQIADVAGAMLQIAEASQLEDGTRHMAVEFVITLAEARERAPGMMRRLPQFVGRLFQVLMQMLLDVEDDAAWHTAETEDEDAGEGNNYGVAQECLDRLAIAIGGNAVVPIASELLPQYLSAPEWQKHHAALITLAQIAEGCAKVMLKNLEQVVSMILNGFQHPHPRVRWAAINAIGQLSTDLGPDLQVQYHQKVLPALANAMDDFQNPRVQAHAASAILNFSENCTPEILTPYLDGIVGKLLVLLQNGKQMVQEGALTALASVADSSQDHFKKYYDAVMPYLKAILMNATDKSNRMLRAKSMECISLVGMAVGKDKFRDDAKQVMEVLMALQGTPMETDDPITSYMLQAWARLCKCLGQDFLPYMSVVMPPLLQSAQLKPDVTITSAESDDEIESDDDDSIETITLGDKRIGIRTSVLEEKATACNMLCCYADELKEGFFPWIDQVAPTLVPLLKFYFHEEVRRAAVAAMPELLRSAKLAVEKGQAQGRDESYVKQLSDFIIPALVEALHKEPETEMCSSMLDSLNECMQISGRLLDENQVRAISDEIKNVIIASATRRRDRSERTKAEDFDADEGELLKEENEQEEEVFDQVGECLGTLIKTFKASFLPFFDELSVYVTPMLGKDKTAEERRIAICIFDDIAEQCRESALKYYDTYVPFLLEASNDDNSDVRQAAVYGLGVCAEFGGLTFRPLVGEALSKLNNLIRHPEAQHPDNIMAYDNAVSALGKICQFHRDGIDGAQVIPAWLSCLPIKDDKIEAKVVHDQLCSMVERSDTQVLGPHSQYLPKIVSIFAEVLCNGKELATDETTNRMINVLKRFQQTLPPDFLASTFSTLQPQQQLMLQSILST; from the exons ATGGCGTCCGCCGAGgaccaggccgccgccgccgcgctgctGGGCGGCGACCCGGCCGCCTTCGACGCGCTGCTCTCCACCCTCATGTCCGCCTCCAACGCCGACCGCGCCGCCGCCGAGGCCGCCTTCCACCGCCTCCGCGGCTCCCACCCGGAGCCCCTCGCGCTGCGCCTCGCCTCCTCCGTCTCCACCCCCGCCACCCCCGCCGAGCTCCGCGCCATGGCGGCCGTCCTCCTCCGCAAGCTCCTCTCCcccaccccctcctcctccgactCCTCCTCCCCCACCCCACCACCCCCGCTCTGGCCCCTCCTCTCCCCATCCGGCCAGAACGCGCTCAAGGCGCACCTCCTCACCGCGCTCCAGTCCGACCCGCCCAAGCCCATCGCCAAGAAGGTCTGCGACGCGGTCTCCGAGCTCGCGGCCCTCCTCCTCCCCGAGAACACCTGGGCCGAGCTGCTGCCCTTCCTCTTCCAGGCCGCCTCCACCCCGGACGCCCCCAACCTCCAGGAATCCGCGCTCCTCATCTTCGCGCGCCTCGCCGACTACATCGCCGAGTCCCTCCTCGACCACCTCATGACCATCCAcaacctcctcgccgccgccctcGCCCACCCCACCTCCCCCGACGTCCGCATCGCCTCCCTCAGCGCCGCCGTCAACCTCGTCCAGTGCCTGCCCACCAACGCCGACCGCGACAAGATGCAGGACCTCCTCCCCGCCATGATGCGCGCCCTCACCGACTGCCTCAACTCCTCCCAGGAGGCCTCCGCGCAGGAGGCCCTCGAACTCCTCGTCGAGCTCGCCGGCGCCGAGCCCAGGTTCCTGCGGCGCCAGATCGCCGATGTCGCAGGAGCCATGCTGCAAATAGCAGAAGCCTCGCAGCTCGAGGATGGGACTAGGCACATGGCCGTCGAATTCGTCATCACTCTCGCTGAGGCCAGGGAGCGCGCGCCGGGGATGATGCGCCGCCTACCGCAGTTTGTCGGCAGGCTCTTCCAGGTGCTCATGCAGATGCTGCTTGATGTCGAGGATGATGCTGCCTGGCACACTGCCGAAACCGAGGATGAAGATGCCGGTGAAGGGAACAACTACGGAGTCGCGCAGGAGTGCCTTGACCGCCTCGCCATTGCCATTGGTGGGAATGCTGTCGTGCCCATCGCATCTGAGCTGCTCCCGCAGTACCTTTCTGCTCCCGAGTGGCAGAAGCACCACGCAGCGCTCATCACCCTTGCGCAGATTGCAGAAGGATGTGCAAAG GTTATGCTTAAGAATTTGGAGCAGGTGGTTTCAATGATATTGAATGGATTCCAACACCCCCATCCTCGTGTCCGGTGGGCTGCAATCAACGCCATCGGTCAGCTGTCTACAGATTTGGGCCCAGACTTGCAGGTTCAGTACCACCAGAAGGTGCTGCCTGCATTGGCCAATGCCATGGATGATTTTCAGAATCCACGGGTGCAG GCACATGCTGCGTCTGCTATCTTGAATTTCAGTGAGAATTGCACGCCCGAAATTCTGACACCATACCTGGATGGAATTGTTGGCAAATTACTTGTTCTTCTTCAG AATGGTAAGCAAATGGTGCAAGAGGGAGCATTGACAGCTTTAGCATCAGTAGCTGATTCATCGCAG GATCACTTCAAGAAATATTATGATGCTGTTATGCCGTATCTGAAAGCTATTTTAATGAATGCAACCGACAAGTCTAATAGGATGCTCCGTGCCAAGTCTATGGAATGTATAAGTCTTGTTGGAATGGCTGTAGGCAAGGACAAATTTAGGGATGATGCCAAACAG GTCATGGAAGTACTTATGGCTTTGCAAGGAACTCCAATGGAAACTGATGATCCGATAACCAGCTACATGTTGCAG GCTTGGGCCAGGCTATGCAAATGTCTTGGACAGGATTTTCTTCCTTACATGAGTGTTGTTATGCCACCACTGCTTCAGTCTGCTCAGCTGAAGCCCGATGTCACAATCACATCAGCTGAATCAGATGATGAAATAGAATCAGATGATGATGACAG CATTGAAACGATCACACTTGGTGATAAAAGAATAGGAATCCGAACTAGTGTGCTGGAAGAGAAAGCAACAGCTTGCAACATGCTTTGTTGCTATGCTGATGAGCTGAAGGAGGGGTTCTTCCCATGGATCGACCAG GTTGCTCCTACATTAGTCCCTTTGCTTAAGTTTTACTTTCATGAAGAAGTGAGAAGAGCTGCTGTTGCAG CTATGCCTGAACTGTTACGTTCGGCAAAATTGGCTGTTGAGAAGGGGCAGGCTCAAGGACGTGATGAATCTTACGTCAAACAATTATCTGATTTCATAATTCCCGCCCTCGTTGAAGCGCTGCACAAG GAGCCAGAAACTGAAATGTGCTCATCCATGCTGGATTCACTAAATGAGTGTATGCAG ATTTCGGGTCGTCTTCTTGATGAGAATCAAGTAAGAGCGATTTCAGATGAGATTAAGAATGTTATTATCGCCAGTGCAACCAGGAGAAGAGACAGGTCGGAGAGAACAAAAGCAGAAGATTTTGATGCGGACGAAGGAGAACTACTCAAAGAAGAGAATGAACAGGAGGAGGAAGTGTTTGATCAG GTTGGCGAATGCCTAGGAACTTTGATTAAAACCTTTAAAGCTTCTTTCTTGCCGTTCTTTGATGAGCTTTCTGTGTACGTTACACCGATGTTG GGAAAGGATAAGACAGCTGAGGAGAGAAGGATAGCTATCTGCATATTTGATGACATTGCAGAGCAATGTCGTGAGTCCGCTCTGAA GTATTATGATACCTATGTTCCGTTCCTTTTGGAAGCATCCAATGATGACAATTCAGATGTTCGGCAG GCTGCTGTTTATGGCCTGGGAGTGTGTGCTGAGTTTGGTGGTCTTACTTTCCGTCCTCTAGTTGGAG AGGCCCTGTCAAAGTTGAACAACCTTATCAGACATCCAGAAGCACAACATCCTGATAATATTATGGCATAtgacaatgctgtttctgcgcttgGAAAAATATGTCAGTTCCATCGTGATGGTATTGATGGGGCTCAG GTCATTCCAGCATGGCTTAGTTGCTTGCCTATTAAAGATGACAAGATTGAAGCAAAAGTTGTACATGATCAGCTTTGTTCGATGGTGGAGAG ATCGGACACACAAGTTCTTGGACCTCATAGTCAGTATCTTCCTAAAATAGTTTCTATATTTGCTGAG GTTCTGTGCAATGGAAAGGAGCTTGCAACAGATGAAACAACCAACCGGATGATCAATGTTTTGAAGCGATTTCAGCAGACATTGCCACCTGATTTTCTTGCCTCAACATTTTCCACCTTGCAACCACAGCAGCAGCTTATGCTACAGTCCATCTTATCCACATAG